A DNA window from Drosophila pseudoobscura strain MV-25-SWS-2005 chromosome 2, UCI_Dpse_MV25, whole genome shotgun sequence contains the following coding sequences:
- the LOC4803208 gene encoding transcription factor Ouib-like — MDWECRVCGEQIFISDPKNIFDKENSEILLRIKQLTGLALMFSENLPMHICSCCLLDLNQAVVFRDRCLRTQRRLYMKTARARDAERKWGAQDPLDEHVLPTDPSGAEDKKSQVLCASDAKEVKKIVPNPRSDYPRVVVKRYRMPVATTTSPHSETQSHSRNTTTELKAEADLRDKPGPPKKKRRKRIPCPEKKYVCDQCGWAFNDLSNMKDHKLRHSEKQFACDECGSYFYTSRQLKMHVRVKHKGEKPFLCKYCGMAFNNSPSRCRHERRYHSNDLPYVCNLCSKRFVSKVGLTKHALLHKGGGNGKHYCEICDKEFKEAIFLRGHYLTKYHRTRASIYDACEYEETDNEIDFDFTESIINE, encoded by the exons ATGGATTGGGAATGCAGAGTGTGTGGCGAGCAGATATTTATTTCCGATCCGAAGAACATCTTCGACAAGGAAAACTCGGAAATACTTCTGAGAATCAAGCAACTCACTGGCCTCGCG TTGATGTTCAGTGAAAATTTACCAATGCATATTTGTTCCTGCTGTTTGCTGGACCTGAACCAGGCCGTAGTTTTCCGGGATCGTTGCCTAAGAACGCAGAGGCGTCTGTATATGAAGACAGCAAGAGCACGCGATGCCGAGAGGAAGTGGGGCGCCCAGGACCCACTGGATGAACATGTGCTGCCCACTGATCCCTCCGGGGCGGAGGACAAGAAATCACAAGTGTTATGTGCATCGGATGCCAAAGAAGTAAAGAAAATTGTCCCGAATCCAAGAAGCGATTACCCTCGTGTAGTAGTTAAGCGCTACCGCATGCCAGTAGCAACCACGACTTCACCACATTCTGAAACACAAAGCCACTCAAGGAACACTACTACAGAAttaaaagcagaagcagactTGCGGGATAAACCTGGTccaccaaaaaagaaaagaagaaaaagaattcCATGTCCGGAGAAGAAATATGTGTGTGACCAATGCGGGTGGGCCTTCAACGACCTGAGTAACATGAAAGATCACAAACTCCGACACTCGGAAAAACAATTTGCTTGCGATGAATGCGGCTCGTACTTCTACACTTCTCGCCAGCTTAAAATGCACGTTCGCGTCAAACATAAGGGGGAGAAGCCTTTCCTCTGCAAATACTGCGGTATGGCCTTCAACAACAGTCCCAGTCGATGCCGGCATGAGCG GAGGTACCATTCAAACGATCTGCCATACGTGTGCAATTTGTGCAGCAAACGATTTGTGAGCAAAGTGGGCCTGACAAAGCACGCATTGCTACATAAAGGAGGAGGAAACGGCAAACATTA CTGCGAAATTTGCGACAAGGAGTTCAAGGAGGCCATATTTCTGAGAGGTCATTATTTGACCAAGTACCATCGCACTAGGGCGAGCATATATGATGCCTGCGAGTACGAAGAAACAGACaatgaaattgattttgatttcacCGAATCTATTATTAATGAATAA
- the LOC6897970 gene encoding dihydrolipoyllysine-residue succinyltransferase component of 2-oxoglutarate dehydrogenase complex, mitochondrial, with product MTGIISIITRRLPNSVQTIGLRAVRSSELKRCLRQYSRLVAVSVARQQQLLNQDANLRCQEVPRAITWQGFHTTSHLWQEQSVKVPPFADSIAEGDIKFTCKVGDSFAQDEAVMEIETDKTTVPVPAPFAGQITDILVKDGDTVKPGQELFKMKPGAAPAKAAGAAAPAPAPVAPKPAPAAAAPKPAAPAPAAARPPPPPPAAARPPPPPPAARPPPAAPRAAAPPPAALAQVKLPPADGTRQILGTRSEQRVKMNRMRQKIAARLKDAQNTTAMLTTFNEIDMSYAMNFRKQNLDAFVKKYGIKLGFMSIFSKASAYALQDQPVVNAVIDGTDMVYRDYVDISVAVATPRGLMVPVIRNVESMNYADIEITLAGLADKAKRDAITVEDMDGGTFTISNGGVFGSLMGTPIINPPQSAILGMHGIFERPIAVKGEVKIRPMMYVALTYDHRIIDGREAVLFLRKIKAAVENPAIIVAGL from the exons ATGACGGGTATCATTTCCATAATAACGAGGCGGCTGCCAAACAGTGTCCAAACCATTGGCCTGCGCGCCGTGCGGAGTTCTGAA CTGAAGCGCTGCCTGCGACAGTATTCCCGTCTTGTTGCCGTGTCTGtggccaggcagcagcaactcctCAACCAAGATGCCAATCTACGCTGCCAGGAAGTCCCGCG GGCCATTACATGGCAGGGCTTCCACACCACCTCGCACCTGTGGCAAGAGCAGTCGGTGAAAGTGCCACCATTTGCCGACTCGATCGCCGAGGGCGACATCAA GTTCACATGCAAGGTGGGCGACTCTTTTGCCCAGGACGAGGCGGTTATGGAGATCGAAACCGACAAGACGacggtgccagtgccagctccGTTTGCCGGCCAAATCACCGACATTCTGGTCAAGGACGGGGACACCGTCAAGCCTGGCCAGGAGCTGTTCAAGATGAAGCCGGGTGCGGCTCCTGCTAAGGCGGCGGGTGCAGCCGCACCAGCTCCCGCTCCAGTGGCCCCCAAgccagctcctgctgccgccgctcctAAACCAGCTGCGCCAGCACCAGCTGCTGCCcggccgccaccaccgccaccagcGGCTGCTCgtccgccaccaccaccaccagcggCTCGTCCGCCACCGGCTGCTCCTCGAGCTGCCGCGCCTCCGCCAGCTGCCCTCGCTCAGGTGAAGCTGCCGCCTGCAGATGGCACCCGCCAGATCCTAGGTACCCGCTCCGAGCAGCGCGTCAAGATGAACCGCATGCGCCAGAAGATTGCGGCTCGCTTGAAGGACGCCCAGAACACCACAGCAATGTTGACCACCTTCAACGAGATCGACATGAG CTACGCCATGAACTTCCGGAAACAAAACCTGGACGCATTCGTCAAGAAGTATGGCATCAAGCTGGGCTTCATGTCCATCTTCTCCAAGGCCAGTGCCTATGCGCTCCAGGACCAGCCCGTGGTGAACGCTGTCATCGATGGCACG GACATGGTTTACCGCGATTATGTGGACATCTCGGTGGCCGTGGCCACACCCCGTGGACTGATGGTTCCCGTCATCCGGAATGTGGAGAGCATGAACTATGCCGACATTGAGATTACATTGGCCGGTCTGGCCGACAAGGCCAAGCGCGACGCCATCACCGTAGAGGACATGGACGGCGGCACCTTTACCATCAGCAATGGAGGAGTTTTCGGCTCCCTGATGGGCACGCCCATCATCAATCCACCTCAGAGTGCTATTCTCGGCATGCACGGCATCTTCGAGCGTCCCATCGCCGTCAAGGGAGAG GTCAAAATTCGTCCCATGATGTATGTGGCGCTGACCTACGATCACCGGATCATCGATGGACGCGAGGCCGTTCTGTTCCTGCGCAAGATCAAGGCTGCCGTGGAGAATCCTGCAATCATCGTCGCCGGCttgtag
- the LOC4803207 gene encoding HIG1 domain family member 1A, mitochondrial — translation MSSKSFFVEDDAEQSNKLARKAKESPFMLVGIAGFVAAGLIGAYKYKHRGTMSTSVFLMQLRVAAQGTVVGCLTAGLAYTMAKEYLFDKEPKENSKPLTN, via the exons ATGAGCTCCAAATCCTTTTTTGTTGAGGACGATGCTGAACAGTCCAACAAACTAGCCAGGAAGGCCAAGGAATCGCCGTTTATGCTAGTCG GCATTGCTGGATTCGTGGCGGCAGGACTGATTGGTGCCTACAAGTACAAGCACCGTGGGACTATGAGCACCAGCGTGTTCCTGATGCAGCTCCGTGTGGCGGCCCAGGGTACCGTCGTGGGCTGTCTAACAGCGGGACTGGCATACACAATGGCCAAGGAGTACCTGTTCGATAAGGAGCCCAAGGAAAA TTCCAAGCCACTGACTAACTAA